A section of the Alkalihalobacillus sp. LMS39 genome encodes:
- the scpA gene encoding methylmalonyl-CoA mutase, with the protein MTKPNFSELSYEELINQPKQGNTESKTHVTFSTTEKIDVKDVYTKEDITSMKHLDYVAGIAPYFRGPYPAMYKTRPWTIRQYAGFSTAEESNAFYRRNLAAGQKGLSIAFDLATHRGYDSDHPRVVGDVGKAGVAVDSILDMKILFDDIPLNQMSVSMTMNGAVLPIMAFYIVAAEEQGVKQSELSGTIQNDILKEYMVRNTYIYPPETSMRIIADIFEYTSIHMPKFNSISISGYHMQEAGATADIELGYTLADGLEYVKTGLKAGIDIDKFAPRLSFFWAIGMNYYMEVAKMRAARIIWAKLMKQFNPKNDKSLALRTHSQTSGWSLTEQDPFNNVTRTCIEAMAAALGHTQSLHTNALDEAIALPTDFSARIARNTQLYLQDETGICNVLDPWGGSYYVESLTAELLEKAWAHIEEIEQLGGMAKAIETGLPKMRIEEAAARRQAHIDSGKETIIGVNKYRLEQEEPIDILNIDNTAVRQAQIERLKKLRTNRDEQKVKETLNAITNAAESGKGNLLALAIEAARARASLGEISDAVEHVSGRHKAVIRSISGVYRSEFGEQEQVQVVRQLADEFAELEGRRPRIMVAKMGQDGHDRGAKVIATAFADLGFDVDIGPLFQTPEEAAIQAVENDVHVIGVSSLAAGHKTLLPQVVEQLKQLGREDIAVVIGGVIPAQDYDFLLEHGAAAIFGPGTVIPVAAQKVIEEIKYRLGYDDE; encoded by the coding sequence ATGACAAAGCCTAATTTTTCAGAATTGAGTTATGAAGAGCTAATAAATCAACCTAAACAGGGAAATACCGAATCAAAGACTCATGTCACGTTTTCAACAACAGAGAAAATCGATGTGAAAGACGTTTATACTAAAGAAGATATTACTTCCATGAAACATTTAGATTATGTGGCAGGGATTGCCCCGTACTTTCGTGGACCATACCCTGCTATGTATAAAACAAGGCCATGGACGATTCGTCAATATGCGGGTTTTTCAACAGCAGAGGAAAGTAATGCGTTTTATCGTCGGAACTTAGCAGCAGGACAAAAAGGACTATCGATTGCGTTTGATCTCGCAACACATCGGGGATATGATTCTGACCATCCTCGTGTTGTTGGGGATGTTGGGAAAGCAGGAGTGGCCGTTGACTCTATTTTAGATATGAAAATTTTATTTGATGACATACCATTGAACCAAATGTCCGTTTCGATGACGATGAACGGTGCGGTTCTCCCAATTATGGCCTTTTATATTGTAGCGGCAGAAGAACAAGGGGTAAAACAATCAGAGCTTTCAGGGACGATTCAAAATGATATATTAAAAGAATATATGGTTCGTAATACGTATATTTATCCACCAGAAACATCGATGAGAATTATTGCCGATATTTTTGAGTACACATCAATCCATATGCCGAAGTTCAATAGTATTAGCATTTCTGGCTATCATATGCAAGAAGCTGGTGCGACAGCTGACATTGAGTTAGGCTATACATTAGCAGACGGTTTAGAATATGTGAAAACGGGATTGAAAGCAGGAATTGATATCGATAAGTTTGCACCTAGATTATCTTTTTTCTGGGCGATTGGAATGAATTATTATATGGAAGTGGCCAAAATGAGAGCAGCAAGAATCATTTGGGCCAAACTGATGAAGCAATTTAACCCGAAAAATGATAAATCGCTTGCATTACGAACACATTCGCAAACATCCGGTTGGAGTCTTACTGAACAGGATCCATTTAATAATGTAACGAGAACATGTATTGAGGCGATGGCAGCGGCTTTAGGTCATACTCAATCATTGCATACAAATGCCCTTGATGAAGCCATTGCACTTCCTACTGATTTTTCAGCTCGTATTGCCAGAAATACACAGTTGTATTTACAAGATGAGACAGGCATATGTAATGTGCTTGACCCGTGGGGCGGTTCGTATTATGTAGAATCATTAACAGCCGAACTGTTGGAAAAAGCATGGGCTCATATTGAAGAAATTGAACAATTAGGTGGGATGGCAAAAGCGATTGAAACAGGATTGCCAAAAATGCGAATTGAAGAAGCGGCTGCGAGGCGACAAGCTCATATCGATTCAGGAAAAGAAACGATTATTGGAGTGAACAAATATCGACTTGAGCAAGAAGAGCCGATTGACATTTTGAATATTGATAATACAGCGGTTCGTCAAGCCCAAATTGAGCGCTTAAAAAAGCTTCGTACAAATAGAGATGAGCAAAAAGTAAAAGAAACCCTTAACGCTATAACTAACGCAGCTGAAAGCGGAAAAGGCAATTTATTAGCATTAGCGATAGAGGCTGCAAGAGCAAGGGCAAGCTTAGGCGAAATTAGTGATGCGGTGGAACATGTATCAGGTCGACATAAAGCAGTCATTCGTTCGATTAGTGGTGTGTATCGGTCGGAATTTGGTGAGCAAGAACAAGTTCAAGTAGTCCGCCAGCTTGCTGATGAATTTGCGGAACTTGAAGGTCGTCGCCCAAGAATTATGGTCGCGAAAATGGGGCAAGACGGTCATGACCGTGGTGCAAAAGTGATTGCAACAGCGTTCGCTGATTTAGGCTTCGATGTTGATATCGGACCATTGTTTCAAACACCAGAGGAAGCTGCAATACAAGCTGTGGAAAACGATGTTCATGTCATCGGTGTCAGTTCACTAGCAGCTGGACACAAAACATTACTTCCTCAAGTCGTTGAGCAATTGAAACAGTTAGGACGAGAAGATATAGCTGTTGTGATTGGTGGCGTCATTCCGGCCCAAGATTATGACTTTTTACTTGAGCATGGCGCAGCTGCGATTTTCGGTCCGGGAACGGTAATTCCTGTTGCTGCGCAAAAAGTAATCGAAGAAATAAAATATCGGTTAGGATATGATGACGAATAA
- a CDS encoding methylmalonyl-CoA mutase family protein, with translation MEERKQSNRWESFAEFPIPTYEQWKTVAEQSLKGAAFEKLLTDTYEGITLSPMYQKDALETLEYIENWPGERPFVRGNEKKTKAKRTWDISQEIDVASPRKWNEVAKHALSMGQTELNMVVDGPTRKGENGRGSNHAGEAGLSVFSSEHMEAALQGIAMEEVPLFVYCGATALPLLSIIGSAIEKSGTPLHKLTGCISADPVGELLEQGKIPYTMQQCLKQMSDVLTWSKEHTPSLQTILIRGEVYHNGGASAVEELACALATGAFYLAEMSERGHNVQQIASSLRFSFAIGSNYFMEIAKLRAARLLWSNIVRVFGGNEEAQKMWIHGRTSAWTKTKYDPYVNMLRGTTEAFAAAVGGANSIHVSRFDEVLGSSTEFSRRIARNTSIILQEESHIGITSDPVGGSWYVESLTNEVGKQTWAIFQQIEAKGGMFSAAQQQFVQKMISKTEQKKIKNVMMRKDVIVGTNRYSNKEEKAETRHSDKQAYLSEHLQASHNLPEQHIFLSKETSVVTQFIEAAKAGASLSDLAKESKGTEKEQVVRIKPNRAAIPFEVIREAYETFKKSHNASIELPFLLFGSVASHKPRMDFAKEFFQVGGFDISFSRFEESTESILAKAKKEKIIVLCGLDEEYRQVIPTFIIDLKQQIPDCLVYVVGLPTEEEQLQLKEAGVDRFIHRRTNGYEELCFLLEKKGVTLT, from the coding sequence ATGGAAGAGAGAAAACAATCGAACCGTTGGGAGTCATTTGCAGAGTTTCCCATACCGACATATGAGCAGTGGAAAACAGTAGCGGAGCAGTCATTAAAAGGAGCAGCGTTTGAAAAGCTCTTAACTGACACATATGAAGGAATTACACTTTCACCGATGTATCAAAAAGATGCGCTTGAAACCCTTGAATATATAGAAAATTGGCCTGGTGAACGTCCTTTTGTTCGAGGAAATGAGAAAAAGACAAAAGCGAAGCGGACATGGGACATTAGTCAAGAAATTGATGTGGCATCACCAAGGAAATGGAATGAAGTAGCTAAGCATGCTCTTTCGATGGGGCAAACAGAATTAAACATGGTTGTGGACGGGCCAACGAGAAAAGGAGAAAACGGACGAGGCTCAAACCACGCAGGAGAAGCGGGATTGTCTGTTTTTTCGAGTGAACATATGGAAGCAGCACTCCAAGGTATTGCCATGGAAGAAGTGCCATTATTCGTTTATTGTGGGGCAACAGCGTTACCGTTGTTAAGTATAATCGGAAGTGCAATAGAGAAATCGGGTACACCGCTTCATAAACTAACAGGTTGTATTAGCGCAGACCCGGTTGGGGAATTACTTGAACAAGGAAAAATTCCGTATACGATGCAGCAATGTTTAAAGCAAATGTCAGATGTTTTAACTTGGTCAAAAGAACATACGCCATCTTTACAAACGATACTCATTCGCGGCGAAGTGTATCATAACGGCGGAGCAAGTGCAGTGGAGGAGTTAGCTTGTGCATTGGCGACAGGAGCTTTTTATCTTGCCGAAATGAGCGAACGTGGTCATAATGTTCAGCAAATTGCTTCGTCGCTTCGTTTTTCATTTGCTATCGGTTCAAATTATTTTATGGAGATCGCAAAATTACGGGCTGCCCGTTTATTGTGGTCAAATATTGTTCGTGTTTTTGGCGGAAATGAAGAAGCGCAAAAAATGTGGATCCATGGAAGAACATCGGCTTGGACAAAAACAAAATATGACCCGTATGTCAATATGTTACGGGGTACTACAGAAGCATTTGCAGCAGCCGTTGGTGGGGCAAATAGCATTCATGTTAGTCGGTTTGATGAAGTATTAGGAAGTTCAACTGAGTTTTCGAGAAGAATTGCTCGTAATACATCGATTATTTTACAGGAAGAATCTCATATCGGAATTACGTCAGACCCTGTTGGCGGTTCTTGGTATGTCGAATCATTAACAAATGAAGTCGGAAAACAAACATGGGCTATTTTTCAACAAATAGAAGCTAAAGGTGGAATGTTTAGCGCAGCTCAGCAACAGTTTGTTCAAAAGATGATTTCCAAAACAGAACAGAAAAAAATAAAAAACGTGATGATGCGAAAAGATGTCATTGTTGGGACAAATCGATATAGTAATAAAGAAGAAAAAGCAGAAACAAGGCATTCAGATAAACAAGCGTATTTATCTGAACATTTACAAGCGAGTCATAATTTACCTGAACAACACATTTTCCTATCAAAAGAAACAAGCGTAGTCACGCAATTCATCGAAGCTGCCAAAGCTGGAGCATCTCTTTCTGACTTAGCGAAAGAGAGTAAAGGAACGGAGAAAGAACAAGTCGTGCGAATCAAACCAAATCGAGCTGCCATTCCTTTTGAAGTGATAAGAGAAGCTTATGAAACTTTTAAAAAGTCTCACAATGCCTCGATTGAGTTACCATTTCTTTTATTCGGTTCGGTCGCAAGCCATAAACCTCGGATGGATTTTGCCAAAGAGTTTTTTCAAGTAGGAGGTTTTGATATCTCCTTCTCACGATTTGAGGAGTCAACGGAATCCATTTTGGCAAAAGCAAAGAAAGAAAAGATTATTGTTTTATGTGGGCTAGATGAGGAATATCGTCAAGTGATTCCAACCTTTATAATTGATTTAAAGCAACAAATACCTGATTGTCTTGTTTATGTCGTTGGCTTACCAACAGAAGAAGAACAACTTCAATTGAAAGAAGCGGGTGTCGACCGATTTATCCATCGAAGAACGAATGGTTATGAGGAACTTTGTTTCCTTCTAGAAAAGAAGGGAGTGACGCTTACATGA
- a CDS encoding acyl-CoA carboxylase subunit beta, protein MDMFDKIEEMEDRRDKVKLGGGEARIEAQHAKGKQTARERIDFLLDEDSFVELNPFIENRGLDFGIGEAPGEGVVTGYGKVEGKLVFVFAQDFTVFGGALGEMHALKIAKVMDLAAENGAPIIGLNDSGGARIQEGVLSLDGYGHIFYRNSIYSGVVPQISVIMGPCAGGAVYSPAITDFVFMVEKTSQMFITGPKVIESVTGAKINSEDLGGASVHSSVSGNAHFTASSEEEVLVEVRRLIRYLPSNNEEKPPVQQPKKEVPLDERIQELIDIVPVDGTKVYDVRKVITKIVDDGDFMEVQAAFAKNIVVGFARINGDTVGMIANNPKMMAGGLDINSSDKCARFIRFCDCFNIPLITFEDVSGFIPGVQQEHGGIIRHGAKILYAYSEATVPKITVILRKAFGGAYVALNSKAIGADLVFAWPNAEIAVMGPEGAANIIFAKEIRESENPEETRAAKIKEYRERYANPYVASANGIVDDVIDPRDTRKRLASALEMLRNKKKTNPKKKHGNIPL, encoded by the coding sequence ATGGATATGTTTGACAAAATTGAGGAAATGGAAGATAGAAGAGATAAAGTAAAGCTTGGTGGTGGAGAGGCTAGAATTGAGGCACAACATGCTAAAGGAAAACAAACAGCACGAGAGCGGATCGACTTCCTGTTAGATGAAGATTCATTTGTGGAGTTAAACCCATTTATTGAAAATCGGGGATTGGATTTTGGGATTGGAGAAGCACCTGGAGAAGGAGTTGTCACAGGGTACGGGAAAGTGGAAGGCAAGCTCGTCTTTGTATTTGCCCAAGACTTTACGGTATTCGGTGGTGCATTAGGAGAAATGCACGCGTTAAAAATTGCAAAAGTTATGGACTTGGCAGCTGAAAATGGCGCACCTATTATCGGTTTGAATGATTCAGGTGGTGCTCGTATTCAAGAAGGCGTATTATCGTTAGATGGTTACGGCCATATTTTTTATCGCAATTCGATTTATTCAGGTGTTGTTCCGCAAATATCTGTTATCATGGGTCCTTGTGCTGGGGGAGCTGTATACTCTCCTGCGATTACAGATTTTGTGTTTATGGTTGAAAAAACGAGTCAAATGTTTATTACCGGTCCAAAAGTTATTGAAAGTGTGACAGGCGCAAAAATTAATAGTGAAGATTTAGGTGGCGCCAGTGTTCATTCTTCAGTTAGTGGAAATGCTCATTTTACAGCTAGTTCAGAAGAAGAAGTGTTAGTGGAAGTACGGCGTCTGATTCGCTATTTACCATCGAATAATGAAGAAAAACCTCCTGTCCAACAGCCCAAAAAAGAAGTCCCGCTTGATGAAAGAATTCAAGAATTAATCGATATCGTTCCTGTTGATGGGACGAAAGTATATGATGTTAGAAAAGTGATTACAAAAATCGTAGATGATGGCGATTTCATGGAAGTCCAAGCCGCTTTTGCAAAAAACATTGTTGTTGGGTTTGCGAGAATTAATGGAGATACGGTTGGAATGATTGCAAATAATCCTAAGATGATGGCTGGTGGCCTTGATATCAATTCATCTGATAAATGTGCTCGCTTTATTCGTTTCTGTGATTGCTTTAATATTCCGTTGATTACATTTGAAGATGTCAGTGGATTTATCCCAGGAGTTCAGCAAGAGCATGGTGGCATTATAAGACATGGTGCAAAAATCCTTTATGCTTATTCGGAAGCGACTGTACCGAAGATTACTGTTATTTTACGGAAAGCATTTGGTGGGGCTTATGTCGCATTGAATAGTAAAGCGATAGGTGCTGATTTAGTGTTTGCATGGCCAAATGCAGAAATTGCGGTGATGGGACCTGAAGGAGCTGCTAATATTATTTTCGCGAAAGAAATACGAGAAAGTGAAAATCCAGAAGAAACAAGAGCAGCAAAAATTAAAGAGTACCGAGAACGTTATGCAAACCCTTATGTAGCTTCTGCGAATGGAATTGTTGATGATGTCATTGATCCAAGAGATACGAGAAAACGATTAGCTAGCGCATTAGAGATGTTAAGAAATAAAAAGAAAACAAATCCGAAAAAGAAACATGGCAATATTCCACTGTAA
- a CDS encoding TetR/AcrR family transcriptional regulator — MKEKPTKERIIEAALSLFEEYGYHAVTVDTIVQKSETSKGGFYHNFKSKDELLYTIHDSFITYVLDKATEAYEKYDSPEERLYETIKSFVMMFDMYRSHVTVFYQESLYLSAEYEKVIKEKRDKYKNMMMTIVKEGMDSGVFRKEVPIEIMSMAIFGMINWTYKWYKATGKYSIEEISMMYADIVMHAVLTKQGIDKEENEHFFLKTK, encoded by the coding sequence ATGAAAGAAAAGCCAACAAAAGAAAGAATCATCGAGGCAGCCCTTTCGCTTTTTGAAGAATATGGTTATCATGCTGTAACAGTTGATACGATTGTTCAAAAAAGTGAGACATCTAAAGGAGGGTTTTATCACAATTTCAAGTCAAAGGATGAGTTACTTTATACGATTCATGATTCCTTTATCACATATGTTCTTGATAAAGCAACAGAGGCTTACGAGAAATATGACAGTCCAGAGGAGCGTTTATATGAAACGATAAAATCATTTGTCATGATGTTTGATATGTACAGGTCCCATGTCACTGTTTTTTATCAAGAAAGTTTGTATTTATCAGCTGAATACGAAAAAGTTATTAAGGAAAAACGGGATAAATATAAAAATATGATGATGACGATTGTGAAGGAAGGAATGGATTCAGGTGTTTTTCGAAAAGAAGTGCCGATAGAAATTATGTCCATGGCGATTTTTGGGATGATTAATTGGACATACAAATGGTATAAAGCAACTGGTAAATATTCGATTGAGGAAATTTCAATGATGTACGCAGATATTGTCATGCATGCTGTTTTAACAAAACAAGGAATAGACAAAGAAGAGAATGAACATTTCTTTTTGAAAACAAAGTAA
- a CDS encoding acetyl-CoA C-acetyltransferase: MENIYIVEGARTAFGSFGKSLRTKTATELGTITAKEALKRSGYAPKEIDNVVYGNVIHSHTNAAYLARHIALTADVPTETPALTVNRLCGSGMQAIVSAAQSIALGESEVALAGGAENMSLSPHVSFHSRFGGVKYGSLQFADMLTSTLTDEFAGCGMGITAENLATMYEITREEQDEFALLSQERAKKAVESQRFAKEIVGVEVDGSMINQDEHIKHAVTKEKLATFSPAFKKEGTVTSGNASGINDGAASVIVVHENRLSAINKPLAKIKSWAVAGVDPKKMGIGPVPAIQQALKRANLTIGDMDLVEVNEAFAAQYIAVEKELHLNREKTNVNGGAIALGHPVGASGTRIVLSLAYELKAQGLKYGVASLCIGGGQGIALVIENMNI; the protein is encoded by the coding sequence ATGGAAAATATTTATATTGTTGAAGGTGCTAGAACAGCCTTTGGGTCGTTTGGAAAGTCACTCCGCACAAAAACAGCAACAGAGCTAGGAACCATTACTGCAAAAGAGGCACTTAAAAGGTCAGGATATGCTCCTAAAGAGATTGATAATGTTGTTTATGGGAATGTTATTCATAGTCATACGAATGCTGCTTATTTAGCGAGACATATTGCTTTAACGGCAGATGTCCCAACCGAAACACCTGCGTTAACGGTAAACCGTTTATGTGGTTCAGGTATGCAAGCGATCGTAAGTGCAGCGCAAAGCATTGCATTAGGAGAGTCTGAGGTGGCATTAGCAGGTGGTGCTGAAAATATGTCATTATCGCCGCATGTTTCGTTTCATAGCCGATTTGGAGGTGTGAAGTATGGGAGTCTTCAGTTTGCGGATATGTTAACGAGTACATTAACAGATGAGTTTGCAGGATGTGGAATGGGAATCACAGCAGAAAATCTAGCTACAATGTATGAGATAACGAGAGAAGAACAAGATGAATTTGCACTGTTAAGTCAGGAACGGGCAAAGAAAGCGGTGGAGAGTCAACGTTTTGCGAAAGAAATTGTCGGTGTTGAAGTAGACGGTTCAATGATAAATCAAGACGAACATATTAAACATGCGGTAACAAAAGAAAAATTAGCAACCTTTTCACCGGCCTTTAAAAAAGAGGGAACTGTAACATCAGGCAATGCAAGTGGTATCAATGACGGGGCTGCGTCTGTTATCGTTGTTCACGAAAATCGTTTGAGTGCTATAAATAAGCCATTAGCGAAAATTAAATCATGGGCTGTCGCAGGCGTTGACCCGAAAAAGATGGGGATTGGACCTGTGCCAGCTATTCAACAAGCATTGAAACGAGCGAACTTGACGATAGGAGACATGGATCTTGTTGAAGTTAATGAAGCGTTTGCTGCTCAATATATCGCTGTTGAAAAAGAACTCCACCTTAATCGGGAGAAAACAAATGTAAATGGTGGTGCGATAGCACTTGGACACCCAGTTGGAGCAAGTGGGACAAGAATCGTTCTTTCTTTAGCTTATGAGTTAAAAGCACAAGGTTTGAAATATGGAGTCGCAAGCTTATGTATTGGGGGCGGCCAAGGAATCGCGCTTGTCATTGAAAATATGAATATATAA
- a CDS encoding PilZ domain-containing protein, which yields MAVCMDNNLIGKVTIITLKTGIVVGEIVKLNKEYFAMKVISDRSNGRIDLDDFYQIQIENEQSTDVYVLLAKIESVHNMDATMMMLIRPIEEKRHSNKRQSARIKLSAIYDYSISMSFKKFPPIGQKWIRGRASDISTGGVQLVASDYISSGQLIEVQLNKPFVNESEIIVSRIVHVRKEGADYVYSIQFLNLSEKHSERLYEFVQLMKSTI from the coding sequence ATGGCCGTGTGTATGGATAATAATTTAATTGGAAAAGTCACGATTATTACACTGAAAACAGGTATTGTCGTTGGGGAAATTGTGAAACTAAACAAAGAGTACTTTGCTATGAAAGTGATTTCGGATCGAAGTAATGGGAGAATTGACTTGGACGATTTCTACCAAATTCAAATTGAAAACGAGCAATCTACCGATGTTTATGTGCTTCTCGCTAAGATTGAATCTGTTCATAATATGGATGCGACAATGATGATGTTGATTCGACCGATTGAAGAGAAAAGACATAGCAATAAAAGGCAAAGTGCTAGAATCAAATTAAGCGCTATCTATGATTATTCCATCTCGATGTCATTTAAAAAGTTCCCACCAATCGGGCAAAAATGGATACGGGGAAGAGCATCAGATATTAGTACAGGTGGAGTTCAGTTAGTGGCATCAGACTATATTAGTTCTGGTCAGTTAATTGAAGTTCAACTTAATAAACCGTTTGTTAATGAAAGTGAAATCATTGTGAGTCGTATTGTTCATGTGCGAAAAGAAGGAGCTGATTATGTTTATTCTATACAATTTTTAAATCTAAGTGAAAAACATTCAGAAAGACTTTATGAGTTTGTTCAATTGATGAAGTCTACGATCTAA
- a CDS encoding RICIN domain-containing protein yields the protein MKKTGVSQFFLVIVLVIASFAISSNGEASSYSENKFYHIINANSGKYLEVGHAATENGGNVQQWELTNCSCQEWSILQNQHGYYEIVNRNSGKALDLYARTTENGGNIVQWDRNGGNNQQWSLLPSSSGQKLISRHSGKALEVFEHSHSNGANVVQWADLGNPNQTWIIREVQTSSFPGNFHHPIGFAAMNGGTTGGAGGKVVYASTGEQLQRHINDRSRSSNPDEPMTIYITGTITQRNSSSNSIEVKNHRGQAHPIKNISIIGQGTSGEFNGIGLRLINAHNVIVQNVKIHHVREGEGTAIEITENSRNVWIDHNEFFSEFPGNGDPDYYDGLVDIKRGSQYITVSWNKFENHWKSMLVGHTDNASLAPNHITYHHNYFHNLNSRVPLIRFADVHMFNNYFKDINDTAINSRMGARVFVENNYFDNVGSGQIDPTTGQIKTAVGWYYGSPQTGYWNLRGNTFVNTPSSHLRSTTNYVAPYLYQAQSASEARTAVERYSGVGIVR from the coding sequence ATGAAAAAAACAGGCGTATCTCAATTTTTCTTAGTCATTGTATTGGTCATCGCAAGCTTTGCTATTTCTTCAAATGGAGAGGCTAGTTCATATTCAGAAAATAAGTTTTATCACATCATTAATGCCAATAGCGGTAAATATCTAGAAGTTGGACATGCCGCAACGGAAAATGGTGGCAATGTACAGCAATGGGAATTAACGAATTGTAGTTGTCAAGAATGGAGCATTTTACAAAACCAACACGGATATTATGAAATTGTAAATAGAAACAGTGGGAAAGCACTTGATCTTTATGCAAGAACAACAGAAAATGGCGGTAACATTGTTCAATGGGACCGAAATGGCGGAAACAATCAGCAGTGGAGTCTCTTACCATCTAGCTCAGGGCAAAAGCTCATAAGCAGACATAGTGGAAAAGCATTAGAAGTTTTTGAGCATTCTCATAGTAATGGGGCCAATGTTGTCCAATGGGCTGATTTAGGAAATCCTAATCAAACATGGATTATTCGCGAAGTTCAAACTAGCTCTTTTCCAGGTAATTTTCACCACCCCATTGGCTTTGCTGCTATGAATGGAGGTACAACAGGTGGTGCTGGTGGAAAAGTTGTGTATGCCTCTACTGGAGAACAGTTACAACGACATATTAATGACAGAAGCAGAAGCAGTAATCCCGATGAGCCTATGACCATTTATATTACAGGGACAATTACACAACGAAATTCTTCAAGTAATAGTATCGAAGTAAAAAATCATCGTGGCCAAGCACATCCCATTAAAAATATCTCTATTATTGGTCAAGGGACGAGTGGAGAATTTAATGGGATTGGCTTGCGATTGATTAATGCACATAATGTCATTGTTCAAAATGTAAAAATCCATCATGTTCGTGAAGGAGAAGGCACCGCCATCGAAATTACAGAAAACAGTCGGAATGTATGGATTGATCATAATGAATTTTTTAGTGAGTTTCCTGGAAATGGCGATCCTGATTATTATGATGGATTAGTCGATATAAAAAGAGGTTCGCAATATATTACAGTATCATGGAATAAATTCGAAAATCACTGGAAATCGATGTTAGTCGGACATACCGATAATGCTTCATTAGCTCCAAACCATATTACGTATCATCATAATTACTTTCACAACTTAAACTCACGTGTACCTCTTATTCGATTTGCTGATGTCCATATGTTCAACAATTACTTTAAAGATATAAACGACACAGCGATTAATAGTAGAATGGGTGCTCGAGTGTTTGTAGAAAATAATTATTTTGATAATGTAGGCTCAGGACAAATCGACCCAACAACAGGTCAGATTAAAACAGCAGTGGGTTGGTACTATGGAAGTCCACAAACAGGATATTGGAACCTTAGAGGTAATACATTTGTAAATACACCTTCTAGTCATTTACGTTCAACGACAAATTATGTTGCTCCGTATCTATATCAAGCTCAGTCCGCATCTGAAGCAAGAACGGCAGTAGAACGCTATTCAGGAGTTGGGATTGTTCGATAA
- a CDS encoding IDEAL domain-containing protein, with product MNHSARSEKILKQLALIQNDQHTPLRTIFSLYAQAIIELSLYHWKKERLLRDIDQALEEKNKEMFMTVTTKYNRFLEQYKDGKVLEERGLQWKIKFEE from the coding sequence ATGAACCATTCTGCTAGGTCCGAAAAGATTTTAAAGCAATTAGCCTTAATACAAAATGACCAACATACTCCGTTGCGAACGATATTTTCTTTATACGCCCAAGCTATTATTGAATTGTCGTTATACCACTGGAAAAAAGAGCGATTGTTAAGAGATATAGATCAAGCATTAGAAGAAAAAAACAAAGAGATGTTTATGACGGTCACAACGAAATACAATCGATTCCTAGAGCAATATAAAGACGGGAAAGTGTTAGAAGAACGAGGGTTACAATGGAAAATTAAGTTTGAAGAATAA
- a CDS encoding pyroglutamyl-peptidase I — protein MKVLVSGFEPFGGLTTNPTEQLVQEAKKFSIEGVTIETVLLPVVYHRCTEQLIEVIEREKPDVVLSLGLAYGRSEITPERIGINIQDTFGEGTKGDNEGRKPVDVLIDPNGPDGLFSTLPNRLIVEALKQHQLPAMISNTAGTYICNNTLYGILHYIQQHQLPIKAGFIHIPATPEMVIDKPDIPSLPFEQLKKALHIIIETIKDNG, from the coding sequence ATGAAAGTATTAGTATCAGGATTTGAACCTTTTGGTGGATTAACAACAAATCCGACGGAACAACTTGTTCAAGAAGCAAAGAAGTTTTCAATCGAAGGAGTCACAATCGAAACGGTTTTATTACCGGTTGTGTATCATCGATGTACAGAGCAATTAATTGAAGTAATCGAGCGAGAAAAGCCAGATGTCGTGCTATCGCTTGGTTTAGCCTATGGGCGAAGTGAAATAACACCAGAACGAATTGGTATTAATATACAAGATACATTTGGTGAAGGAACGAAAGGTGATAATGAAGGAAGAAAGCCAGTGGATGTACTGATTGATCCAAATGGTCCAGATGGATTATTTTCAACATTACCGAACCGTCTTATTGTGGAAGCGTTGAAACAACATCAGCTTCCAGCGATGATTTCAAATACAGCGGGTACTTATATTTGTAATAATACATTATATGGGATTTTACACTATATTCAACAGCATCAGTTGCCAATAAAAGCAGGCTTTATCCATATCCCAGCGACACCAGAAATGGTGATAGACAAACCGGATATCCCAAGTTTACCTTTTGAACAACTAAAAAAAGCGTTACATATTATCATAGAAACAATTAAAGATAACGGGTGA